TGCATCCGCGACCTCATCTGAAATCGCCTGATGGACTTTCAGCCCTTCTCCGATGATCTGCGCCACCGACATCCGCGGATTAAGCGCCGAGAACGGGTCCTGAAACACCACCTGTAACCGGCTCCGGTAAGGCAGCATCTGCTTGCGATTCAGGGTCGAGATATCATGCCCGTCAAATTCGATTCGCCCTTCACTGTGCAGTAACTTTAATAAAGCCATCCCCGTGGTCGATTTACCGGAACCACTCTCGCCCACCAGCCCCACACTATGGCCGCGACGCAAAACGAAACTGACGTCCGTCACCGCTTTGATATGATCCCGAACCCGCTTGAGGATCCCACCGGTGACGGGAAACCAGACCCGCAAGTGATCGACCGTAAACAACGCAGGTGCCTGCGTATCGACCGGGACCGGCTGACCGCTGGGATCGGAATTGATCAACTTCACCGTATACGGATCAGAAGGATGGGTGAAAATGATCTCCCGGGTATTGGTTTCAACCAGTTTACCCAGTTGCATCACGGCCACACGATCCGCAATCCGGCGCACGATACTCAAATCATGGGTGATGAACAGCATCGCCATCCCCATTTCCTGTTGCAGATCTTTGAGCAGCTCCAGGATCTGCGCCTGGACCGACACATCCAGTGCCGTTGTCGGCTCATCAGCGATCAACAGCTCCGGCTCGTTAATCAGCGCCATGGCGATCATCACCCGCTGACGCTCTCCCCCGGACAGTTCATGCGGATAGGCCTGCATCCGCCGTTCCGCGTTGCGGATCCCGACTTTTTTCAGCCAGTTCAACGCCCGCTTCTCGGCCACGTTCTGCCGGGTGCCATGGTGAATCGCCAGCGTTTCACACAGTTGGCGACCAATTTTGTGCAGCGGATTGAGCGACATCATCGGCTCCTGAAAAATCATGCCGATCCGGTTGCCACGGATCCCGCGCATTTCCCGCTCGCTGCAGGCAAGCATGTCGATGCCGTCGTAGCGGATCTGACCGCCGAGATAGTGGGTCGATGATTTCGGCAGCAGGCGCAAAATGGCATTGGCCGTCACAGACTTGCCCGAGCCGCTTTCCCCCACCAACGCCAGTGTCTCCCCTCGGCGGACCGACAGACTGACTTCCTGCGTCACCTGACTCACGCCGCCGCCGGTCTGAAAACCAACGGATAAATTTTCAATGGTTAGTAATGGTTTCGCCATAATTCATCTCTGATGATGGGGATCAAAGGCATCCCGGACCGCTTCACCGACAAAGACCAGCAAGCTGAGCATAATGGATAACACCACGAAGGCCGACAGCCCCAGCCAGGGCGCCTGCAAATTAGTTTTACCCTGCGCCAGCAACTCGCCCAGCGACGGCGAGCCAACCGGCAGACCGAAGCCCAGAAAATCCAGCGAGGTTAAGGTGGTCACCGAGCCGCTGAGAATGAAGGGCATCATGGTCAGCGAGGCAACCATGGCATTTGGCAACATATGACGCAACATGATCCGGCCATCGCCGACTCCCAGCGCCTGCGCGGCACGGACATAATCGAAATTGCGGCAGCGAAGAAACTCGGCGCGCACCACGCCCACCAGTCCCATCCAACTAAACAGCACCATAATCCCGAGTAGCCACCAGAAATTGGGCTCGACAAAGCTCGAGAGAATGATCAGCAAAAACAGCGTCGGCATCCCCGACCAGACTTCGATAAACCGCTGACCGAACAGATCCACCCAGCCGCCGTAATAACCCTGGCAGGCACCAACAATCACCCCAATCACCGTGGAGATCAGCGTCAGGGCGAAACCAAACAACACGGAAATACGAAAGCCGTAGATGATCCGGGCCAGGACATCCCGCCCTTTATCATCGGTCCCGAGCCAGTTCACACCATCCGGTGGCGACGGCGCCGGGCCCGGCAGATTGTAGTTAATGGTGTCGTAGTGAAAACGGATCAGGGGCCAGATCATATAGCCATCTTCCTGAATCAACTCCGCCACGTACGGGTCGGTGTAATCAGCGGCCGACTCAAACTCGCCGCCAAACTCGGTTTCGGCATATTCCGTGACGATCGGCAAATACCAACCACCGTCGAACCGGATCAGCAGCGGCTTATCATTGGCAATCACCTCTGCGAACAAGCTGATCACAAACAGCAGGCTAAACAGCCATAACGACCAGTAGCCCCGTTTGTTGGCCCGGAATCTGGCCCATCGTTCCTGGGTTAACGGGTTCATTTTCACTAGCGCGCCTCAAAATCAATCCGGGGATCCACCAGGGTGTAGGTGATATCGGAGACAATATTCAGGATCAGACCGAGCAGCGTCATAATATAGAGAGAGCTGAAAACCACCGGATAATCCCGTTGGATGGTGGATTCAAAGCCCAGCAGTCCGATCCCCTCCAATGAGAACATCACTTCAATCAGCATGGCCCCGGTAAAAAAGATGCTGATAAATGCGGCTGGAAACCCGGCGATGATGATCAGCATCGCGTTGCGAAACACATGGCGGTACAAAATATTCTGCTCGTCCAGTCCCTTGGCCCGGGCAGTGACCACATACTGTTTGTTAATTTCATCCAGAAAGGAGTTTTTGGTCAGCATCGACAAGGTGGCAAAGCCGCCAATCACCATCGCGAAGATCGGCAACGTCAAGTGCCAGAAGTAGTCGATGATCTGCTGATACCAAGTCAGCTGGTCAAAATCAGTCGATACCAAACCGCGCAGCGGAAACCAACTGAAGTAGTTGCCGCTGGCAAAGAAGATAATCAATAAAATCGCGAACAGAAATCCGGGAATGGCATAGCCGACAATCACCACCGCACTACTCCAGATGTCAAACCGGGAGCCGTGGTGCACCGCTTTAGCGATCCCGAGCGGGATCGACACCAGGTAGATAATCAGGGTACTCCACAACCCAAGTGACACCGAGACCGGCAGTCGCTCGATAATCAAATCAATCACGTTGCCGCCACGAAACAGGCTCTCGCCAAAATTAAACGTGGCGTAGTTTTTCAGCATCTCCCAATAGCGTTCGTGAATGGGTTTATCAAAGCCGAACTGCTGCTTGATGGCTGCCACGACCTCGGGATCCAGCCCCCGTGAGCCCCGGTAGCCACTCCCGCTTTCTTCCTTCGCCGCGGCCTGTACTTCCTGACCGCCACCGGTAAAACGCTCCATAATTCCGGAACTGCGCCCTTCCAGCTTGGCCACCGCCTGCTCGACCGGGCCGCCCGGTGCAATTTGGATCACAAAAAAGTTAATGGTGATAATCGCCCACAAGGTGGGGATCACCAAGAGTAATCGACGGATAATATATGCTGACATCTTCCCCTACCCCGACAACTGAAGCGCGCCTATAACTGTGACCGCTAACGACGCTCGACCGGTAGCTTGGAAAGTTTGGCAGCGTCTATCCACCAGGTATCCAGCCCCAACGCGAATTTCGGCCGCACTGCCGGACGAGCAAATTTATCCCAGGCCGCCACCCGGAACTTGCTGATGTGCCACTGCGGCATCACGAAGAAGTTCCACTGCAACACCCGATCCAACGCCCGCCCTAAATTCAGCAAAGCCTGTGGGTTTTCCTGATTCTTGGCAATTTCTGTCGTGAGATAGTCAATCGCCGGATTGTTTACCCCCGCCGTATTGTAGGTGCTGTCGATATACTGACTGTTCCACACAATCAGTAAGTTCGGGCTGGGGTAAGCGTTGGCGCTGTACCCGCCCGAAACCATATCAAAGTCCCGATCCCGCAGACGCTTGGTGAACTGAGTAACATCCACGGTGCGGATCTTCATCTCAATTCCCATCAGATTGAGGTTTTTCTGGATCGGAATGGCCAGGCGCTCCGTGGTCGGACTGTAAATCAGCAGCTCAAACGTGAATGGCTCACCGGTCTTGGTGTAGGTCATCACCCGATTTTTGACTTCCCAGCCGGCTTCTTTCATGAGTTGCAGTGCTTTACGGACTTGCTGGCGAATTCGCCCGGAACCATCGGTGACCGGGGGCTGGTATTCAGCCGTAAACACCCGTGGTGGGATCTGGTCCTTAATTGGTTCAAGCACAGCACGCTCGGCATCACTCGGCAGCCCATCGGCTTCGTAATCCGTATTCTGGAAATAACTACGGGTTCGGGTGTATTGGTTATAGAACAGGCTCTTATTCATCCACTCAAAATCCATCGCGTAGTTCAGGGCTTCACGAACCCGCGCGTCGCGGAAATACGGGCTTTGGGTATTAAAGACAAAGGCCTGCATCGCCTGCGGGATCTCATGCGGGATTTCTTCCTTCACGATATAGCCCTTGTCGAAGTTCGTCCCTTCATACATGGTGGCCCAGAACTTCGCCACGTTTTCCTGGCGGAAATCGTATTCCCCTGCTTTAAATGCTTCCAGCGTGACCGTTTCATCCCGGTAGTAGTCATAGCGTTTAGTCTGGAAGTTATGGCGCCCCACATTGACCGGCAGTGCTTTGGCCCAGTAATCCTCCACCAGGGTATAAGTCACGCTCTGACCGGGCTGATAATCAGTCGCTCGGTAGGGCCCGCTCCCCAGTGGCGGCGTGGTCAGCGGCTCGCTGAGATTTTTGTCCTGCCAGAAATGCTTCGGCAGCACGTTCATTCCCTGGACCAGGGAGAATAAAGTTTCGCGGCCGGGCGTTGCCATCTCAATCCGGGCGGTCAGCTTAGATTTCGCCGTCACAGAGCGCACGTCCTTATAGTAGACGCGGAACTGCGGCACCCCTTCTTTCATGAACTTATCAAAGGTAAAGGCGACATCTTCAGCGGTAATGGCATGGCCGTCATGAAAGCGGGCCTTAGGATTGATATCCACTTCCATCCAGGCATAGTTGTCGGCGTAGCGCACTTTTTCGGCAATCAGCGGATAGTAGCTGTCAATCTCATCAGCTGCGGAGACAAACAAGGTGTCATAAATTTCATCGGCCCCGGCGACCGACACTCCCCGACTGGCATACCGGTTGAAGCTGTCATAGGAGCCCACTTCGGCAAAAGTCACCGTGCCGCCTTTCGGCGCGTTCGGATTGACGTAATCAAAATGGGTAAAGTCACTGGAATATTTTGCACTGCCGAAACCGACCAAGTTGGTCGACTCAATCACTTCAGCCGCCTGCAGGCTCCCGGCGGCACACCACAGCATCCATATGAATGGTATCGTCTTCTGCATCTGCCTCTCCCTGACTGCGCATCATTCCCGAAGGTAAAAAAGTTCAAGTTATCATTATTCTACGATAGGACAGGAATCAAGTTTCAACAATGCCCAAACGACAGATGGTGTCACTTCAACGCGCTTCGATCCCTGACTTGCGAAAGCGGACGATACTTTTACAAATGTGATGTGTCGCGGAATAATACCACCCAATAAGCATCAAGGCACATATAACCCCTCACAATCTGTTGTCCTTGTATTCATCCGGAGCTGTCTCAGGTTTGTCATACTGGTGCCCTAGGCTATCAGCAACTAGACTTAAGCCGATTTGACCGTGAACAGCAAACCACAAGCGCGGGAGAAGTCAGGATCAGTAGCTGATTAGGTCAGACGATCGTCATCAGTCGGCATATTGCTCTTTGACTTGCTCCTTCTGTGGTTTTCTTGAGCGTTTAAGCCAAAAACACGAGAAAGACGAAGCAAAAACAAGCAAATGTTCATTTTCTAGTACATGGGCTCTGTAATCTTTGTCTGAATCAGTGATATACTCCCCCACCGAATAGTGACAGTAATTGTTTATAGAGAAAAACAATGGCAGATTTATCTAAATACAGAAACATTGGTATTTTCGCGCACGTAGATGCGGGTAAAACCACCACCACTGAGCGTATTCTGAAGCTTACTGGTAAAATCCATAAAATTGGTGACACGCACGACGGTTCAACAACGACTGACTTCATGGAGCAGGAAGCTGAGCGTGGTATCACAATCCAGTCTGCAGCAGTGAGCTGTTTCTGGAACGATCACCGTCTGAACGTTATCGATACTCCAGGACACGTTGACTTCACAGTTGAAGTATACCGTTCCCTGAAAGTACTGGACGGTGGTATCGGTGTATTCTGTGGTTCTGGTGGTGTTGAGCCTCAGTCTGAAACAAACTGGCGTTACGCGAACGATTCACACGTATCTCGTCTGATCTTCGTAAACAAGCTGGACCGTATGGGTGCAGACTTCTTCAACGTTGTTGACCAAGTGAAAAACGTTCTTGGCGCTACGCCTCTGGTTATGACACTGCCAATCGGCCGTGAAGATGACTTCGTTGGTGTTGTTGACGTTCTGACACGTAAAGCTTACGTGTGGGACGACACAGGTCTGCCAGAAAACTACGAAGTTCAAGACATCCCAGCTGACATGGTTGACGATGTTGAAGCTTACCGTGAAGAACTGGTTGAAACGGCTGTTGAGCAAGACGACGACCTGATGGAAGCTTACATGGAAGGTGAAGAGCCTTCTATCGAAGAGCTGAAGCGTTGTATCCGTAAAGGTACTCGTGACCTGGCGTTCTTCCCTACTTTCTGTGGTTCAGCGTACAAAAACAAAGGCATCCAGCTGGTTCTGGACGCAGTTGTTGACTACCTGCCAGCACCAACAGAAGTTGATCCTCAGCCGCTGACTGACAAAGACACTGGTGAAGCGACTGGTGAAGTTGCAACTGTATCTGCAGACGAACCATTCCGCGCACTGGCGTTCAAAATCATGGACGACCGTTTCGGCGCCCTGACTTTCGTACGTATCTACTCTGGTAAGCTGAACAAGGGTGACACCATCCTGAACAGCGCAACTGGTAAGACTGAGCGTATCGGCCGTATGGTTGAGATGCAAGCAGACGACCGTAACGAGCTGACTTCAGCACAAGCGGGTGACATCATCGCTATCGTTGGCATGAAGAACGTTCAAACAGGTCACACACTGTGTGATGTGAAGAACGAATGTACTCTGGAACCAATGATCTTCCCAGTACCAGTAATCTCTATCGCTGTTGCTCCTAAGGACAAAGGCGGTTCTGAGAAGATGGGTATCGCGATCGGTAAGATGGTTGCAGAAGATCCATCATTCCAGGTTGAGACTGACGAAGAAACTGGCGAAACTATCCTGAAAGGTATGGGTGAGCTTCACCTGGACATCAAGGTAGACATCCTGAAGCGTACTTACGGCGTTGACCTGATTGTTGGTCAGCCACAGGTTGCTTACCGTGAAACGATCACGCAGCCAGTTGAAGACAGCTACACGCACAAGAAGCAGTCTGGTGGTTCAGGTCAGTTCGGTAAGATCGACTACCGCATCAAGCCAGGCGAGCAAGGTTCAGGCTTCAAGTTCGCCTCAACTGTTGTTGGTGGTAACGTTCCTAAGGAATTCTGGCCTGCAATCGAGAAAGGTTTCGCTGGCATGATGGACACAGGTCCTCTGGCGGGCTTCCCTGTTCTTGATGTTGAAGTTGAGCTGTTCGACGGTGGCTTCCACGCAGTTGACTCATCTGCAATCGCATTTGAAATCGCAGCGAAAGGCGCATTCCGTCAGTCTATGCCGAAAGCGGGTCCACAGCTTCTTGAGCCAATCATGCACGTTGACGTGTTCACTCCAGAAGATCACGTTGGTGACGTCATCGGTGACCTGAACCGTCGTCGTGGTATGATCAAAGACCAACAAGCGGGCACAACTGGCGTACGTATCAAGGGTGATGTACCTCTGTCAGAAATGTTCGGCTACATCGGTACTCTGCGTACAATGACTTCTGGTCGTGGTCAGTTCTCTATGGAGTTCGCACACTACGCACCATGCCCAATGAACGTTGCTGAAGCAGTTATCGCTGAGCAAAAAGAGAAAAACGCTAAGAAATAATTTTTCTTAACGACTTCTTCAATAACCCCGGCCTGGTGCCGGGGTTATTTTTATCTATCGAACGACGCGTTCGACTCCAATTCTCTTCGTCTCATCGCATCAGACGGTCTTCCAGTCCGCCCCTTCTGAACGCGGCTTGCCTACGTTTGCAGCCAAAACACTCATGTCACAACGTCAACATCAACTGTCACGCTGCATCAAGTGACTGCGCACATTCAGTCAGATAACGCAAAAGGCCATACTGCTTCAGCCAGACCAGCTGCTCCGGACGTTTCACCAGAAAGCGGCCACTATAGTTCAGCGCGTTGGCGAACACCCCTTCAATGTTGTTCTGACTTCTCGGAAAGACCAGCATCCATCGTGCTGTCAGTAAGATGTTGTAGGGCTTGCAGTGGTCACCGTCAACCAAAGATAACCGCGTCAAGGCCTCGAGATAGCTCGCATACAAGGCCTCAACCTCTAAAGTCTGGTGTGTAAACAACATGTGCCTGAACGGCAGGGTCCCCCCAACAATACACGGCTCCAGAGGGATCTCCGCTTTGACCAGTTGCATGTGGCGATGGAGCTGACTGGCCCCGGCAAGGGGACCACTGTTATAGAAACCGAGTACATCCTCACTGGTAAACCCCAGTCGCCAGGCCTCAAAATCTGCGCGGGAGAGCGGTGCTGACTGGGGGACAAAACCTGCCGAACAGATCAGCAAGTGAGGTGACAGGACCGGAAATTTATTGAGCAGGCAGACATGGTCCGGCCCCGCCTGAGCCACGTACATGGCCGGCTCGTAGGGCAGAAAAGGATTGGCACCCGGTGCCAGAGCAATCGGCTTCTTGCGGGCATTTTGCGAAACGACATACCCCAAAAAATCGATCCCTTGCTCTGAGATAATCTCAGCCTCGGTGGTGATCGGCATTAAATCGCCGCTATCCAGCGCCTGCCGGGTAACGGTTTCAGCTTGATTCCAGAACATTGATTTATCCTTTTCTCGCCCTGAAGGCATTGCATCTCAGGTCATTAAATCTTATATATATCACGACCACTTCAGCGCCAAACCGAACGTTTGCTGAATTTTTAAACATGTGTATGTATTAGTTTACACATTCATGCGCTTCCCGTTGACGCTTAAACCCGGCGATTCATAGCCGCCGCAGGAGAAAATTTGTATTATCTACGGCGTTGAAATGAACAGGCTTTCCCACCTACCTTTTGCTGACTCCAAAGCATGGCGGTGACTCCAAAGGAAAGCCGGATAAACTGCGTTCGGTCAAACAAGTTTATCGCACGGCTATTATCGTTCGGTCAAACCTTAATACCCTCATGGTTCAACAATCCGTTTCTGAGCAGCTTTCAATCGATCAGAAGCGATTAATCTCTGAAAAAAGGGCGCTTACCCGAAGGTAAGCGCCCTTTTGTCGCTCCTGAACTTATTTTTGCGAATTAAATCAGCTCAGCGGCCAGCAAAAAGCAACCAAACAGGAAACTCATCACCATCGCCAGATGGCCACCTGCGGCTTGATATCCTTCGGCGACGGCCGCTTGCGTGCCTTCAATGGCGACAGCTTGCGACGCTGACGAGCTGACAGGCTGTGCCGGCGCCCGGCGTACCTTCAGCGTCATTGCCATGGGTACGAAAACAGCCAGGAAGACCAGAATAATCCCAGCGTAGCCCAGAACCGCCAGGAACTGGTCAGCAGCCCACAGAGCCCCCATCAGTGGGAAGATAAAGGTCATCACATAGGTTACGGCTCGATTCTGTTGAAACGTGTCGACGTTCTGATCAAACAATGCCATCGCTACACCAAGGAACGACGTCAGCAGGGCCAGGCCCGTGAAGACTGACAGGACAGCACTAATCGTGCCGTGATTTGCACCCAGTGCGACAATCAGCTCGGAAACGTTAGCGAATGTGCCCATCTGCGCTGGTGTTAAATTCCCCATGGCTGCATACAACCACAGCAGGTAACTGAACAACGGGATAAGAGAGCCGAAAATCACCATGTTTCTCAGCTGGCGATGCGTTGCTTCCTGGTTGTAAGAAACCAAGGATGGGATCACCACCATAAAACCAAAACTGGTAAACAGAACTGAGCTGGTTTTCACCAGTGCCAATTTGTCTGAGCTGCTGGCAACCAGCAGATTTTCGAGCGACAAGGTCGGTACCAGTGACATCAGCGTCACAGCCAGCATCACCACCATTACAGCAAACAGTGCGCGGTTGAGCTTGTCTATGACCGCGGTCCCGGCGGCGACAACCGCACCGGCCAGCAGGGTAAAGGCAATTTGACTCTGAACCATACTCAGCTCCAGCCCGATGCCGGAGAGCACTTTACGCACCAAATCCCCTGCCCCAATGATATAAGCCATCAACAGACAAACGAGCAAGGCGTAGAGCAGACCATTGGTGACGAACTGGCCGCCTTTACCTAAGGTTTTACGGGCAATGCTATTCATGCCCATCCCACCACCAGACTTGATACTGGCTTCCAGCAACAAAAGTGCAGCATAAGTGGTCCCCATCCAGATGAACAGCATCATCAGGGTGCCCCACAGCCAGCCGAACTGCGCCAGTACCATTGGGATCGCCAACATACCTGCACCCAGTGCAGTACCCGCAATGATCAGCGAGCTTCCAAGTAACTTTAAATTCACAACAATAATCTCTGAAAAATTGGTCAAAAAAGGGGTTCCGGCATCAACAAGGATTGAGGCCAGCGATCAGGCTTATCTGTCGTCACGATTTCCGGAATTGCACTGTGGTCAGCAGTGTGGATTTCAAATCAGTGAAATCGGTCCCATCGGGATCAGACAAAAATCAGCGTGAAAAGCTAAATCGAGAAACGGTCAGAAAGCCGTAATACTGAGAGGTAAAAGCAGGAAAGCGG
Above is a window of Photobacterium sp. TY1-4 DNA encoding:
- a CDS encoding ABC transporter ATP-binding protein; protein product: MAKPLLTIENLSVGFQTGGGVSQVTQEVSLSVRRGETLALVGESGSGKSVTANAILRLLPKSSTHYLGGQIRYDGIDMLACSEREMRGIRGNRIGMIFQEPMMSLNPLHKIGRQLCETLAIHHGTRQNVAEKRALNWLKKVGIRNAERRMQAYPHELSGGERQRVMIAMALINEPELLIADEPTTALDVSVQAQILELLKDLQQEMGMAMLFITHDLSIVRRIADRVAVMQLGKLVETNTREIIFTHPSDPYTVKLINSDPSGQPVPVDTQAPALFTVDHLRVWFPVTGGILKRVRDHIKAVTDVSFVLRRGHSVGLVGESGSGKSTTGMALLKLLHSEGRIEFDGHDISTLNRKQMLPYRSRLQVVFQDPFSALNPRMSVAQIIGEGLKVHQAISDEVADAVICQAMREVELDPATRHRFPNEFSGGQRQRIAIARALVLKPEFILLDEPTSSLDRTVQFQVLTLLKKLQQKHGLSYLFISHDLHVVKSLCHYTLVLRNGEVVEQGETRQLFTEPQHAYTRELVNLSSV
- a CDS encoding ABC transporter permease — its product is MNPLTQERWARFRANKRGYWSLWLFSLLFVISLFAEVIANDKPLLIRFDGGWYLPIVTEYAETEFGGEFESAADYTDPYVAELIQEDGYMIWPLIRFHYDTINYNLPGPAPSPPDGVNWLGTDDKGRDVLARIIYGFRISVLFGFALTLISTVIGVIVGACQGYYGGWVDLFGQRFIEVWSGMPTLFLLIILSSFVEPNFWWLLGIMVLFSWMGLVGVVRAEFLRCRNFDYVRAAQALGVGDGRIMLRHMLPNAMVASLTMMPFILSGSVTTLTSLDFLGFGLPVGSPSLGELLAQGKTNLQAPWLGLSAFVVLSIMLSLLVFVGEAVRDAFDPHHQR
- a CDS encoding microcin C ABC transporter permease YejB produces the protein MSAYIIRRLLLVIPTLWAIITINFFVIQIAPGGPVEQAVAKLEGRSSGIMERFTGGGQEVQAAAKEESGSGYRGSRGLDPEVVAAIKQQFGFDKPIHERYWEMLKNYATFNFGESLFRGGNVIDLIIERLPVSVSLGLWSTLIIYLVSIPLGIAKAVHHGSRFDIWSSAVVIVGYAIPGFLFAILLIIFFASGNYFSWFPLRGLVSTDFDQLTWYQQIIDYFWHLTLPIFAMVIGGFATLSMLTKNSFLDEINKQYVVTARAKGLDEQNILYRHVFRNAMLIIIAGFPAAFISIFFTGAMLIEVMFSLEGIGLLGFESTIQRDYPVVFSSLYIMTLLGLILNIVSDITYTLVDPRIDFEAR
- a CDS encoding extracellular solute-binding protein; this encodes MLWCAAGSLQAAEVIESTNLVGFGSAKYSSDFTHFDYVNPNAPKGGTVTFAEVGSYDSFNRYASRGVSVAGADEIYDTLFVSAADEIDSYYPLIAEKVRYADNYAWMEVDINPKARFHDGHAITAEDVAFTFDKFMKEGVPQFRVYYKDVRSVTAKSKLTARIEMATPGRETLFSLVQGMNVLPKHFWQDKNLSEPLTTPPLGSGPYRATDYQPGQSVTYTLVEDYWAKALPVNVGRHNFQTKRYDYYRDETVTLEAFKAGEYDFRQENVAKFWATMYEGTNFDKGYIVKEEIPHEIPQAMQAFVFNTQSPYFRDARVREALNYAMDFEWMNKSLFYNQYTRTRSYFQNTDYEADGLPSDAERAVLEPIKDQIPPRVFTAEYQPPVTDGSGRIRQQVRKALQLMKEAGWEVKNRVMTYTKTGEPFTFELLIYSPTTERLAIPIQKNLNLMGIEMKIRTVDVTQFTKRLRDRDFDMVSGGYSANAYPSPNLLIVWNSQYIDSTYNTAGVNNPAIDYLTTEIAKNQENPQALLNLGRALDRVLQWNFFVMPQWHISKFRVAAWDKFARPAVRPKFALGLDTWWIDAAKLSKLPVERR
- the fusA gene encoding elongation factor G encodes the protein MADLSKYRNIGIFAHVDAGKTTTTERILKLTGKIHKIGDTHDGSTTTDFMEQEAERGITIQSAAVSCFWNDHRLNVIDTPGHVDFTVEVYRSLKVLDGGIGVFCGSGGVEPQSETNWRYANDSHVSRLIFVNKLDRMGADFFNVVDQVKNVLGATPLVMTLPIGREDDFVGVVDVLTRKAYVWDDTGLPENYEVQDIPADMVDDVEAYREELVETAVEQDDDLMEAYMEGEEPSIEELKRCIRKGTRDLAFFPTFCGSAYKNKGIQLVLDAVVDYLPAPTEVDPQPLTDKDTGEATGEVATVSADEPFRALAFKIMDDRFGALTFVRIYSGKLNKGDTILNSATGKTERIGRMVEMQADDRNELTSAQAGDIIAIVGMKNVQTGHTLCDVKNECTLEPMIFPVPVISIAVAPKDKGGSEKMGIAIGKMVAEDPSFQVETDEETGETILKGMGELHLDIKVDILKRTYGVDLIVGQPQVAYRETITQPVEDSYTHKKQSGGSGQFGKIDYRIKPGEQGSGFKFASTVVGGNVPKEFWPAIEKGFAGMMDTGPLAGFPVLDVEVELFDGGFHAVDSSAIAFEIAAKGAFRQSMPKAGPQLLEPIMHVDVFTPEDHVGDVIGDLNRRRGMIKDQQAGTTGVRIKGDVPLSEMFGYIGTLRTMTSGRGQFSMEFAHYAPCPMNVAEAVIAEQKEKNAKK
- a CDS encoding phosphorylase, with the translated sequence MFWNQAETVTRQALDSGDLMPITTEAEIISEQGIDFLGYVVSQNARKKPIALAPGANPFLPYEPAMYVAQAGPDHVCLLNKFPVLSPHLLICSAGFVPQSAPLSRADFEAWRLGFTSEDVLGFYNSGPLAGASQLHRHMQLVKAEIPLEPCIVGGTLPFRHMLFTHQTLEVEALYASYLEALTRLSLVDGDHCKPYNILLTARWMLVFPRSQNNIEGVFANALNYSGRFLVKRPEQLVWLKQYGLLRYLTECAQSLDAA
- a CDS encoding amino acid permease, producing MNLKLLGSSLIIAGTALGAGMLAIPMVLAQFGWLWGTLMMLFIWMGTTYAALLLLEASIKSGGGMGMNSIARKTLGKGGQFVTNGLLYALLVCLLMAYIIGAGDLVRKVLSGIGLELSMVQSQIAFTLLAGAVVAAGTAVIDKLNRALFAVMVVMLAVTLMSLVPTLSLENLLVASSSDKLALVKTSSVLFTSFGFMVVIPSLVSYNQEATHRQLRNMVIFGSLIPLFSYLLWLYAAMGNLTPAQMGTFANVSELIVALGANHGTISAVLSVFTGLALLTSFLGVAMALFDQNVDTFQQNRAVTYVMTFIFPLMGALWAADQFLAVLGYAGIILVFLAVFVPMAMTLKVRRAPAQPVSSSASQAVAIEGTQAAVAEGYQAAGGHLAMVMSFLFGCFLLAAELI